Proteins encoded together in one Chryseobacterium taklimakanense window:
- a CDS encoding S9 family peptidase, whose amino-acid sequence MKNNFILASVFLLGITVSAQTKEVLMVPNENLITENILPIPKSISEGFKKYSESRSAVLSAVHPVDNSIIISTRFASVNQLHKVAHPLGARKQITFFDEPVSSASFEPTKGHYLIYSKDIGGNEFGQLFKLDLKTMTSTMLTDGGRSQNGGVRWLVDGSGFYYSSTKRNGGDRDIYFMNPDKPQNSKMILQVKGGGWGLTDVSDDNKNLIVQEYISANESHLYLYDLESQKLSNITDRNQKSVVQSAAKFSKNKDVIYFLTDRDNEFIRLATMDLKSKKIDYITSAIKWNVENFTLSKDKSKIAFVTNEEGINQLYILDTDNNNYSKVPGLENGLISSAEFANNNKRLFFSKSSDDSSLDVYDFNLNSKKITRWTESELGEMQKEDMSSPNLISWTSFDNQKITGFYYPASKKFTGKRPVIINIHGGPEGQSMASFLGANNYYTNEMGIALIFPNVRGSSGFGKSFLASDNGFNRMNSVKDIGALLDWIAKQQELDKDRILITGGSYGGFMTLATAYEYADKIRASVDIVGISDFNTFLKNTEEYRRDLRRAEYGDERDPKMSEFFTKIAPMNNTDKIKKPMFIIQGTNDPRVPVTEAVQMKEKLKAQGNVIWYLEAKNEGHGFRKKENIDFQRAATIRFIQEYLLK is encoded by the coding sequence ATGAAGAATAATTTTATTTTGGCATCAGTCTTTTTGCTGGGTATTACTGTCTCTGCACAGACAAAAGAGGTCCTGATGGTGCCTAATGAAAACCTGATTACAGAAAATATTTTACCAATTCCCAAAAGCATTTCGGAAGGGTTTAAAAAATATTCTGAAAGCCGCTCGGCGGTTCTATCAGCAGTACACCCCGTAGATAATTCAATCATTATTTCGACCAGGTTTGCTTCGGTAAATCAGCTTCATAAAGTAGCCCATCCATTGGGAGCGCGTAAACAGATTACTTTCTTCGACGAACCGGTTTCCAGCGCCAGTTTTGAACCTACAAAAGGTCATTACCTCATCTATTCCAAAGATATTGGTGGAAACGAATTTGGGCAACTTTTTAAACTGGATCTGAAAACCATGACTTCCACGATGCTCACTGATGGCGGGCGCTCACAAAACGGTGGTGTGCGGTGGTTGGTAGATGGTTCAGGATTTTATTATTCTTCCACAAAGAGAAACGGCGGCGACCGTGATATTTATTTCATGAATCCTGATAAGCCTCAGAATTCAAAAATGATTCTTCAGGTAAAAGGCGGCGGTTGGGGGCTGACTGACGTTTCGGATGATAACAAAAATCTGATAGTGCAGGAGTATATTTCAGCTAATGAATCGCATCTTTACTTATATGATCTCGAAAGTCAAAAGCTTTCAAATATTACCGACAGAAATCAGAAATCTGTAGTTCAGTCCGCAGCAAAATTCAGTAAGAATAAAGATGTGATCTATTTCCTTACAGACCGTGACAACGAGTTTATCCGTTTGGCAACCATGGATTTGAAGTCTAAAAAGATAGATTATATCACTTCTGCGATTAAATGGAATGTTGAAAACTTTACCCTTTCTAAAGATAAAAGCAAAATTGCGTTTGTGACCAATGAAGAGGGCATCAACCAGCTTTATATTCTGGATACGGACAATAATAATTACAGCAAAGTTCCCGGACTTGAAAATGGTTTGATCAGTTCTGCTGAATTCGCAAATAATAATAAAAGACTTTTCTTCTCTAAAAGTTCAGACGATTCTTCACTTGATGTTTACGATTTTAACCTTAATTCAAAAAAAATTACGAGGTGGACTGAAAGTGAGCTTGGCGAAATGCAGAAAGAGGATATGTCTTCACCAAACCTCATTTCGTGGACGAGTTTTGATAATCAGAAAATCACCGGATTCTACTATCCGGCTTCTAAAAAATTTACAGGTAAACGTCCTGTAATCATCAATATTCACGGTGGGCCAGAAGGTCAGTCTATGGCATCGTTTTTAGGAGCAAACAATTATTATACGAATGAAATGGGAATAGCGTTGATCTTCCCAAATGTCAGAGGGTCTTCAGGATTTGGTAAATCCTTTCTTGCCAGTGACAACGGATTTAACCGTATGAATTCTGTGAAGGATATAGGTGCACTTCTGGACTGGATTGCCAAACAACAGGAACTCGACAAAGACAGAATTCTCATTACCGGCGGAAGCTACGGCGGATTTATGACGCTTGCCACCGCCTATGAGTATGCTGATAAAATTCGTGCATCAGTGGATATTGTAGGGATTTCTGATTTTAATACGTTCCTGAAAAACACCGAAGAATACCGGCGCGATCTGAGAAGAGCCGAATACGGTGATGAACGTGATCCGAAGATGAGTGAATTCTTCACAAAAATTGCCCCAATGAACAATACGGACAAAATTAAAAAACCAATGTTTATCATCCAGGGTACCAATGATCCCAGAGTTCCGGTTACAGAAGCCGTTCAGATGAAAGAGAAACTGAAAGCACAGGGCAATGTGATCTGGTATCTGGAAGCGAAAAATGAAGGTCATGGTTTCCGTAAAAAAGAGAATATTGATTTTCAGAGAGCCGCAACGATTCGTTTTATTCAGGAATATTTATTGAAATAA